The Celeribacter marinus genome window below encodes:
- a CDS encoding sugar ABC transporter substrate-binding protein yields the protein MKLRSILVATTATAAMAFAGMATAETMTIGITQNNVGVDSYQTTYEMAFIAAAEANDDVEVVVLDAGGDVARQIAQMEDLIQQEVDAIIIWPTNGEAVIPAVRKAHQASIPVVVTNSNIAEAGFPFVATFSGPDNITQGSRSAEIMCDRFKALGIENEAKVVHITGQPGYTTAIERAKGFNDRLPEVCPNVEQIDEQPGDWNREKSQQVMEAFLVKYDDIDGVYSGDDNMGVGAMNAAVAAGREGITFVGATNFAVGYEAMAAGTYWGSIYQSPVDDAEAALKSAIDLLNGEELPFLNYFDTPKITQDNMGDYTKPVF from the coding sequence ATGAAACTACGTTCAATTCTAGTAGCCACGACGGCAACAGCGGCGATGGCCTTTGCGGGTATGGCTACCGCTGAAACCATGACGATCGGCATCACGCAGAACAATGTTGGGGTCGACAGCTACCAAACGACTTACGAAATGGCCTTCATCGCCGCGGCAGAAGCCAACGATGATGTTGAAGTCGTCGTTTTGGACGCTGGTGGCGACGTTGCCCGCCAGATCGCACAAATGGAAGACCTCATTCAGCAAGAAGTTGACGCGATCATCATTTGGCCGACAAACGGCGAAGCAGTTATCCCTGCTGTCCGCAAGGCACATCAGGCGAGCATTCCGGTTGTCGTAACCAACTCGAATATCGCTGAAGCCGGTTTCCCGTTCGTCGCGACGTTCTCTGGCCCAGATAACATTACCCAAGGCTCGCGCTCTGCCGAAATCATGTGTGATCGCTTTAAAGCATTGGGAATTGAGAACGAAGCCAAGGTTGTACACATCACTGGCCAGCCTGGCTACACGACGGCCATCGAGCGCGCCAAGGGCTTCAACGACCGTCTACCCGAAGTCTGCCCGAACGTTGAGCAGATCGACGAGCAGCCTGGTGACTGGAACCGTGAAAAGTCGCAGCAAGTCATGGAAGCCTTCCTCGTCAAGTATGACGACATCGACGGCGTCTATTCCGGAGACGACAACATGGGTGTTGGCGCAATGAACGCAGCCGTGGCCGCCGGTCGCGAGGGTATCACTTTCGTTGGCGCCACAAACTTCGCAGTTGGATATGAAGCGATGGCCGCAGGTACCTATTGGGGTTCGATCTACCAGTCGCCGGTTGATGATGCAGAAGCCGCGCTGAAGTCCGCGATTGATCTGCTCAACGGCGAAGAGCTGCCGTTCCTGAACTACTTCGATACGCCAAAGATTACTCAGGACAATATGGGCGATTACACAAAGCCTGTATTCTAA
- a CDS encoding ABC transporter substrate-binding protein, whose translation MNKMRGDNFNQLIPPQAKVDLLSVLSFMEKLGDELENASDLFAYTPNLRISMHLIRGHLDGRLVTMTSLIGASRAPYATASRRIKDMQDMGLIDKRTRTATGKSFSLHPSVLLLDQWTQLTHRVHRLATAQSVGAGSTDVSDYYFGGSYLNAKSIPPMEVLAEPLKLAGGLRVLVHGDPTFMVMDNLKRQFEQTIGTQIHQRAFSIDRLREETMRNASRKSSNYDIIAVDLPWVGGFAEQHVLMPLDEAMDIARVDPADFHTAGWQAAHWGGRAYGIPAQTTPELLFYRKDMFAQAGLEPPATAQDLLTAAKALHNPQRGLHGIAWNAARGTALGHTVLMTLADFGQPILDLPPNAGGFDTQHLANRDYRFTINTPAGLQAAEFLKELLKYSPPNILSMSWYERIRPYAAGRIAMAYGYTLLAPYFELDEASPAKEQTGYLPHPAGPNGAPIAPVGGYVMGIPANLPKERVKAAVEALLVFTSPAAQKLYVQNGSRTSPRYSVGSDPDVRRLSPIFEAVDGMSWRDELQFWPRPPIPEINEIIQICGEEFHDMLRGIITPQDALRRAQERADATLKPPTTVMTSGGETHGPQPPQR comes from the coding sequence ATGAATAAGATGAGGGGGGATAATTTCAATCAACTTATTCCACCTCAGGCCAAGGTAGATCTGCTGAGCGTTCTATCGTTTATGGAAAAACTTGGTGATGAGTTGGAAAACGCGTCCGACCTGTTTGCATACACCCCAAACTTGCGCATTTCCATGCATTTGATCCGTGGGCATCTAGACGGACGGCTTGTCACAATGACATCGCTCATCGGGGCCAGTCGTGCGCCATACGCCACAGCCAGTCGCCGAATCAAAGACATGCAAGATATGGGCCTGATCGACAAACGCACGCGCACTGCAACAGGGAAAAGTTTTTCCTTGCACCCCAGCGTTCTCTTGTTGGACCAATGGACCCAACTAACACATCGCGTGCATCGCCTTGCGACCGCTCAATCTGTTGGCGCTGGGTCGACAGATGTATCTGACTACTACTTCGGAGGATCGTACCTAAACGCAAAATCGATCCCCCCAATGGAGGTTTTGGCCGAGCCGCTCAAGCTAGCAGGCGGTTTGCGCGTTCTGGTCCATGGTGACCCGACGTTCATGGTGATGGACAACCTCAAGCGGCAGTTTGAGCAGACCATCGGTACACAAATTCATCAACGCGCCTTTTCGATAGATCGACTGCGCGAAGAAACCATGCGCAATGCAAGCCGCAAGTCGAGCAACTACGATATCATCGCCGTTGATCTACCATGGGTCGGCGGATTCGCAGAACAGCACGTGTTGATGCCACTAGATGAAGCCATGGACATAGCCCGCGTTGACCCGGCGGACTTCCATACCGCTGGCTGGCAAGCGGCCCATTGGGGCGGTCGCGCCTACGGGATTCCTGCGCAAACAACGCCAGAACTTTTGTTCTACCGTAAAGATATGTTTGCCCAAGCGGGCCTTGAGCCACCCGCCACAGCCCAAGACTTGCTGACTGCTGCAAAGGCATTACACAATCCACAACGCGGTCTGCATGGCATTGCTTGGAACGCCGCGCGCGGAACAGCATTGGGTCACACCGTTCTTATGACCTTGGCGGATTTCGGGCAACCTATCCTTGATTTACCCCCGAATGCGGGTGGTTTTGATACGCAGCACCTTGCGAACCGTGATTACCGGTTCACAATCAATACGCCAGCGGGTTTGCAAGCGGCAGAATTTTTGAAAGAACTTCTGAAATATTCACCGCCTAATATCTTGTCGATGTCATGGTACGAACGCATACGCCCTTATGCTGCTGGGCGCATCGCAATGGCCTATGGCTACACGTTGCTGGCTCCGTATTTTGAGTTAGATGAGGCGTCCCCTGCAAAGGAGCAGACAGGGTACCTGCCGCATCCTGCGGGCCCAAACGGCGCGCCAATCGCACCTGTTGGCGGCTATGTTATGGGCATACCTGCAAATTTGCCAAAAGAACGCGTTAAAGCAGCGGTTGAGGCCTTGTTGGTCTTCACCTCGCCGGCGGCACAAAAGTTATATGTCCAGAACGGCAGTCGCACGAGCCCGCGCTATTCCGTAGGGTCGGACCCCGATGTGCGGCGCCTGTCGCCCATCTTCGAGGCGGTCGATGGCATGTCATGGCGAGACGAACTTCAGTTTTGGCCACGGCCACCAATCCCCGAAATCAACGAGATCATCCAAATCTGTGGGGAGGAATTTCATGACATGCTGCGCGGGATTATTACCCCGCAAGACGCATTGCGCCGCGCACAGGAGAGAGCCGACGCAACCCTTAAACCACCAACCACAGTCATGACGTCAGGAGGAGAAACCCATGGACCCCAACCGCCTCAAAGGTAA
- a CDS encoding SDR family NAD(P)-dependent oxidoreductase yields MDPNRLKGKNILITGAARGMGEANARSFAEQGANVCIGDLDLEMAKNVADEINTAGNGKAIAVKMDVTKREDNAAAVAATVEAFGSINVGVFNAGLNKPRFFMDIDEDNWDMIMNVNTKAMWLGMQETSRQMIEQGPMEGHPYKLINVGSIASRKPLIDVTVYCTSKYGCLALTHCGALGLAEHNITVNGYAPGVVVTPLWEQLDKDLVDIGFKEKEGQAYDDIVRDALQIKRVSYPKDIIGTASFLASDDSDYMTGQMIHVDGGWCIQ; encoded by the coding sequence ATGGACCCCAACCGCCTCAAAGGTAAAAACATTCTCATCACCGGTGCTGCCCGCGGCATGGGTGAGGCCAACGCACGATCCTTTGCCGAACAGGGTGCAAACGTTTGTATCGGCGATCTGGACCTCGAGATGGCGAAAAACGTCGCCGACGAAATCAATACCGCAGGCAATGGCAAGGCGATTGCCGTCAAGATGGATGTCACCAAACGCGAAGACAATGCGGCCGCCGTTGCCGCCACTGTAGAAGCCTTTGGTTCGATTAACGTCGGCGTTTTCAATGCAGGTCTGAACAAGCCCCGTTTCTTCATGGATATTGATGAAGACAACTGGGACATGATCATGAACGTCAACACCAAGGCGATGTGGCTGGGAATGCAGGAAACCTCCCGCCAGATGATTGAACAGGGACCGATGGAAGGCCATCCATACAAGCTGATCAACGTGGGCTCTATCGCATCGCGCAAGCCGCTGATTGATGTGACAGTCTATTGCACATCGAAATATGGTTGTTTGGCGCTGACGCATTGTGGTGCACTTGGTCTGGCTGAGCACAATATCACTGTGAATGGCTACGCGCCCGGTGTGGTTGTGACGCCGCTTTGGGAGCAGCTGGATAAAGACCTTGTTGATATCGGCTTCAAGGAAAAAGAAGGCCAAGCCTACGACGATATCGTACGCGATGCGCTTCAGATTAAGCGCGTATCTTATCCCAAAGACATCATCGGCACCGCATCCTTCCTTGCGTCTGATGACAGCGATTACATGACCGGCCAAATGATCCACGTCGATGGCGGCTGGTGCATCCAGTAA
- a CDS encoding M24 family metallopeptidase: MSERPGNALMPNLLTPMDLEPNWEWRDKLPAHGHMSVDFENRVNHDRLRRYRLARTRQSLRNSNAGTLLLFDVNNIRYVSATKIGEWERDKMCRFCLLTGDDSPYVWDFGSAAEHHKRHSDWLEPSHCLAGVVGMRGTIPPEFGLMQKYAKQIAGLIRDAGMANMPVGVDYAETAMFHALKEEGLNVVDGQQIMLAAREIKNTDEIQLLTQAAAMVDGVYHMIYEELKPGIRENDIVALSNKMLYEMGSDDVEAINAISGERCNPHPHNFTDRLIRPGDQAFFDILQSYQGYRTCYYRTFNVGRATPSQTDAYTKAREWIDASIAMIKPGVSTDKVAAVWPTAQELGFANEDQAFGLQFGHGLGLALHERPIISRAVSMDHPMEIKTGMVFALETYCPATDGYSAARIEEEVVVTETGCEVISLFPAEELPIANRY, encoded by the coding sequence ATGTCAGAACGTCCGGGCAATGCCCTTATGCCAAACCTGCTTACCCCGATGGACCTTGAGCCCAACTGGGAGTGGCGCGACAAGTTGCCAGCCCATGGACACATGTCCGTCGACTTTGAAAACCGGGTAAACCATGACCGCTTGCGTCGATATCGCCTTGCGCGCACGCGCCAGTCGTTGCGAAACTCGAATGCGGGCACGCTGTTGTTGTTCGATGTGAACAACATTCGCTACGTCTCGGCCACCAAGATCGGCGAATGGGAACGCGACAAGATGTGCCGTTTCTGTCTGCTGACAGGTGACGACAGCCCTTACGTCTGGGATTTCGGCTCAGCCGCTGAGCATCACAAGCGCCATTCTGACTGGCTAGAACCCAGCCACTGCCTTGCAGGTGTTGTCGGTATGCGCGGAACGATCCCGCCAGAATTCGGCTTAATGCAAAAATATGCCAAACAAATTGCCGGGTTGATCCGCGATGCTGGCATGGCCAATATGCCTGTTGGTGTGGATTACGCTGAAACAGCCATGTTCCACGCCCTCAAAGAAGAAGGCCTGAACGTGGTCGATGGCCAACAAATCATGCTGGCCGCACGCGAGATCAAGAACACGGATGAGATCCAGCTTTTGACCCAAGCAGCGGCCATGGTCGACGGCGTGTATCACATGATTTACGAAGAGCTGAAGCCAGGCATCCGCGAGAATGACATTGTCGCCCTGTCCAACAAGATGCTCTACGAGATGGGATCTGATGACGTCGAAGCGATCAACGCGATTTCTGGCGAACGTTGTAACCCCCATCCCCACAATTTTACTGACCGCCTTATTCGGCCTGGGGATCAAGCATTCTTCGATATTCTGCAATCATACCAAGGGTATCGCACCTGTTACTACCGCACGTTTAACGTCGGCCGCGCGACCCCGTCGCAAACCGATGCTTATACCAAGGCACGTGAATGGATCGATGCATCCATCGCCATGATCAAACCGGGCGTTTCCACCGACAAGGTGGCAGCGGTTTGGCCAACGGCACAGGAGCTTGGGTTCGCGAATGAAGATCAGGCCTTCGGTTTGCAATTCGGTCACGGCCTTGGTCTTGCATTGCACGAACGGCCCATCATTTCCCGTGCCGTCTCGATGGATCACCCAATGGAAATCAAAACCGGTATGGTCTTCGCACTGGAAACCTACTGCCCTGCAACTGATGGGTACTCTGCTGCGCGGATCGAGGAAGAAGTCGTCGTGACCGAAACAGGTTGCGAAGTCATCAGTCTGTTCCCCGCTGAAGAATTGCCGATCGCTAACCGCTACTGA
- a CDS encoding thiamine pyrophosphate-dependent dehydrogenase E1 component subunit alpha has product MAKTKTNTEDYLRMYRQMVRIRSFEDNANQLYLSAKMPGLTHMYSGEEAIAVGICEALEVTDKITSTHRGHGHCVAKGANFKEMFCELLGKEEGYCRGKGGSMHIADQSNGNLGANAIVGGSMGIATGSAFTAKLLGKDDVTVCFFGDGATAQGLMYEVMNMAALWNLPVIYACENNGYSEYTKTEEIAAGSIIARAEAFGIESHQIDGQDVLAVNEMTQKLVARARKGEGPFFMELMTYRYHGHHVGDINREYYRSKEEEKEWKENRDPIIKFRGWLIEQGIASEDEIEAMNAEIKQDAEEAVAYAEAAPYPDETEVDMHVFTDVKHALA; this is encoded by the coding sequence ATGGCCAAAACAAAGACAAACACCGAAGATTACTTGCGCATGTACCGCCAGATGGTGCGCATCCGCTCCTTCGAGGATAACGCCAACCAGCTTTACCTTTCGGCTAAGATGCCAGGGTTAACCCATATGTATTCTGGTGAGGAAGCCATAGCCGTGGGCATCTGCGAAGCGCTCGAAGTGACGGACAAGATCACCTCAACGCACCGTGGCCACGGCCACTGTGTCGCTAAGGGTGCAAATTTCAAAGAAATGTTCTGCGAGCTTTTGGGCAAGGAAGAGGGCTATTGCCGTGGAAAGGGAGGGTCGATGCATATTGCGGATCAATCCAACGGCAACCTCGGAGCCAATGCGATTGTTGGCGGCTCTATGGGGATCGCGACGGGTTCAGCCTTTACCGCGAAATTGTTGGGAAAAGACGATGTAACCGTCTGTTTCTTTGGCGACGGGGCAACGGCACAGGGCCTGATGTACGAGGTCATGAATATGGCGGCGCTTTGGAACTTGCCCGTCATCTACGCTTGCGAGAACAACGGCTATTCCGAATACACCAAGACCGAAGAGATCGCCGCAGGTTCGATCATTGCGCGCGCCGAAGCCTTTGGCATTGAATCGCATCAAATCGACGGACAAGACGTTCTGGCCGTTAACGAAATGACCCAAAAGCTCGTTGCTCGTGCACGCAAGGGCGAAGGCCCGTTCTTTATGGAACTGATGACATACCGCTATCACGGCCATCACGTGGGCGACATCAACCGCGAATATTATCGCTCAAAGGAAGAAGAAAAGGAGTGGAAGGAAAACCGCGATCCGATCATTAAATTCCGTGGTTGGCTCATCGAACAAGGCATCGCGTCGGAAGACGAGATCGAAGCGATGAACGCCGAAATCAAGCAGGACGCCGAAGAGGCCGTCGCCTATGCCGAGGCCGCGCCTTACCCTGATGAAACCGAGGTCGATATGCACGTTTTTACAGACGTCAAACACGCTCTGGCCTGA
- a CDS encoding alpha-ketoacid dehydrogenase subunit beta, producing MREITLSQAVNEALAEEMRRDETVFIIGEDVAEAGTPFKILSGLVEEFGTERVVDTPISEPGFMGLAVGAAMTGTRPVVDLMFGDFIYLIMDQLCNQAAKTHYMSGGKMSAPLVLRTNMGATRRSAAQHSQSLHALVAHIPGLKVAMPSSAYEAKGLMKTAIRDNNPVVIFEDKLMYNDKAPVPEGEFLIPFGEANIKRAGSDITLIATSSMVQVCEAAAEILAKEGIEAEVIDPRTIVPLDEETLIASAKKTSRVIVVDEGHQSYGITGEIAGRINEKAFYHLDAPVLRMGAMDVPVPFSPALEDITVPTPEAVAENARKLMSREMIHAS from the coding sequence ATGCGAGAAATTACTCTGTCCCAAGCGGTCAACGAAGCATTGGCCGAAGAGATGCGCCGCGATGAAACCGTGTTTATTATCGGTGAAGATGTCGCCGAGGCAGGCACACCATTTAAAATTCTCAGCGGCCTTGTTGAAGAGTTCGGCACTGAGCGCGTGGTCGACACACCCATTTCTGAACCCGGCTTCATGGGCCTTGCTGTTGGTGCCGCGATGACGGGCACACGGCCAGTCGTGGATCTTATGTTCGGCGATTTTATCTATCTAATCATGGATCAGCTTTGCAATCAGGCCGCAAAGACGCATTACATGTCGGGCGGTAAGATGAGTGCGCCTTTGGTACTGCGAACCAATATGGGCGCAACCCGCCGCTCCGCCGCGCAGCACTCACAATCCCTGCATGCTTTGGTCGCACATATCCCCGGCCTCAAAGTGGCGATGCCATCGTCCGCCTATGAAGCTAAAGGCCTGATGAAAACTGCTATCCGTGATAACAACCCAGTCGTAATCTTCGAAGACAAGCTGATGTATAACGACAAGGCACCTGTCCCAGAGGGCGAATTCCTGATCCCCTTCGGAGAGGCTAACATCAAACGCGCGGGCAGCGATATCACCCTCATAGCAACATCCTCGATGGTGCAGGTCTGTGAAGCGGCCGCCGAGATTCTTGCGAAAGAAGGGATTGAGGCCGAAGTGATCGATCCGCGCACGATCGTGCCACTGGACGAAGAAACGCTCATTGCGTCAGCCAAGAAAACCAGTCGCGTGATCGTCGTGGATGAAGGCCACCAAAGCTATGGCATCACGGGCGAGATTGCTGGCCGGATCAATGAAAAGGCCTTCTACCATCTTGACGCGCCGGTCCTGCGCATGGGCGCGATGGATGTGCCCGTCCCCTTCTCGCCCGCGCTGGAAGATATCACCGTACCGACACCCGAGGCGGTGGCGGAAAACGCGCGCAAACTCATGTCGAGGGAGATGATCCATGCCTCATGA
- a CDS encoding biotin/lipoyl-containing protein: MPHEVIMPALGMAQDTGKIVSWLKSSGDPVKAGEALFEVETDKAVMEVESPADGYLTDVQAEAGADVPVGQVIALVSATAEGSATIAKASTNPGGGDETLLPEGKAVIMPALGMAQDTGVIVAWHKGLGDPVAAGDILFEVETDKATMEVEAGVDGFVAALLAQETEAAPVGDRIAIISAKAPAHPVQRSLSDGDSLKSAVTPYLAPKAKTKPQKVPKMQAIKSSNGPILASPKARRLALEQELDLNRLVEAGHPQPFHVADLEVLRTMLAQTVKTPATPSRRMTADLPTDGFAEFAQWAAENAGIKDANAVLAGLAAASLGQEMAIIIVESFGQSRAYDVPVSEFSSIIETKDDAAPDLILRDLRMSRVSTVNLGVENAPVLTLTQANGGLCITLECAGHHLSANAAVSLLSEFAGRMEQPLRQLL; encoded by the coding sequence ATGCCTCATGAGGTAATCATGCCCGCCTTGGGCATGGCGCAAGACACCGGCAAGATCGTCAGTTGGCTCAAGTCCTCTGGCGATCCTGTCAAGGCGGGTGAAGCGCTATTCGAGGTGGAAACCGATAAAGCGGTGATGGAGGTGGAATCCCCCGCGGACGGCTACTTGACAGATGTGCAGGCCGAGGCAGGCGCGGACGTGCCCGTCGGTCAAGTCATCGCTCTTGTCTCCGCGACGGCCGAAGGTAGCGCCACTATCGCGAAGGCTTCCACAAATCCGGGCGGCGGTGATGAGACACTATTGCCCGAAGGCAAGGCCGTCATCATGCCAGCGCTTGGCATGGCGCAGGATACGGGTGTCATTGTTGCTTGGCACAAAGGGCTTGGCGATCCCGTAGCCGCAGGCGATATTCTGTTCGAAGTGGAAACCGATAAGGCAACCATGGAGGTTGAGGCAGGGGTCGATGGTTTCGTGGCAGCCTTGCTTGCACAAGAAACCGAAGCGGCACCGGTTGGCGATAGGATTGCTATTATCTCTGCTAAGGCGCCTGCCCATCCCGTACAGCGTAGCCTTTCAGATGGTGACTCTCTAAAATCGGCTGTAACACCCTATCTGGCGCCAAAGGCGAAAACAAAGCCTCAAAAAGTGCCCAAGATGCAAGCCATCAAATCTTCCAATGGACCTATCCTCGCCTCCCCCAAGGCGCGGCGGCTGGCGTTGGAACAAGAGCTGGATCTGAACCGTCTTGTAGAAGCTGGACATCCCCAGCCCTTCCATGTCGCCGATCTTGAAGTGCTAAGGACAATGCTCGCACAGACTGTGAAAACCCCTGCAACACCGTCGCGCCGCATGACGGCGGATTTGCCGACGGACGGATTCGCAGAATTTGCCCAATGGGCCGCAGAAAACGCAGGTATCAAAGACGCAAATGCCGTGCTAGCAGGCCTTGCTGCCGCAAGCCTTGGTCAAGAAATGGCAATCATCATAGTTGAAAGTTTCGGGCAAAGCCGCGCGTATGATGTGCCTGTCAGTGAGTTCAGTTCTATCATTGAGACAAAGGACGACGCCGCACCAGACCTCATCCTGCGTGATCTGCGCATGAGCCGTGTCAGCACTGTCAACCTAGGCGTGGAAAATGCACCTGTTCTCACGCTAACACAGGCGAATGGCGGGCTGTGCATCACGCTTGAGTGCGCCGGCCATCACTTGTCCGCCAACGCCGCCGTCAGCCTTTTATCAGAATTTGCAGGTCGCATGGAGCAACCGCTCCGCCAACTGCTTTAA
- a CDS encoding NAD-dependent succinate-semialdehyde dehydrogenase: protein MKYTELYINGTWTKGTSGERFDVINPATEEVLASVASADVTDADAALDAAEAAMKDWAARTPRERSEVLRKAWELMTAKLNEFAHLITLENGKARSDAVGEATYAAEFFRWFAEEAVRADGMITHAPASGARIMVQHKPAGLAVLVTPWNYPAAMGTRKIAPALAAGCGVIIKPASETPLTMLALMPLLEEAGVPAGLVNVLPSRRTGALVDHIMHDPRVRVVSFTGSTGVGRKLLKGAADQVLKPAMELGGNAPVIVFEDADMDTAIEGTMLAKMRNLGEACTAANRIYVHENIAEEFTRRLSAEMSELKVGDGTDPSVDVGPLVNADTRDKVAEFVADAVAKGAKVECGGTLPNGKGFYYPPTVLSNVSEDAECVRDEIFGPVAAIQTFKDQDNVIARANDTEYGLVAYVFSEDFKRALQVCEQLEYGMVGLNRGLVSDPAAPFGGVKQSGLGREGGHEGMLEFMETQYISASW from the coding sequence ATGAAATATACCGAACTTTATATCAACGGCACATGGACAAAGGGAACCTCGGGTGAGCGTTTCGATGTCATCAACCCCGCCACCGAAGAGGTTCTTGCCTCTGTCGCCTCTGCTGATGTTACCGATGCAGATGCAGCACTGGATGCCGCCGAGGCCGCGATGAAGGACTGGGCCGCACGCACGCCCCGCGAGCGCTCTGAAGTGCTCCGCAAGGCCTGGGAGCTGATGACCGCAAAGCTTAATGAATTTGCCCATCTCATCACGCTGGAAAACGGCAAGGCCCGCTCCGATGCAGTCGGAGAGGCTACCTATGCTGCCGAATTTTTTCGCTGGTTCGCTGAAGAGGCCGTGCGTGCCGACGGGATGATTACCCATGCCCCTGCGTCGGGCGCCCGCATCATGGTACAGCACAAACCTGCGGGGCTTGCTGTGCTGGTCACGCCTTGGAACTACCCTGCTGCAATGGGCACGCGAAAGATCGCGCCGGCCTTGGCGGCTGGATGCGGTGTGATCATCAAACCCGCGTCGGAAACCCCGCTGACGATGCTGGCCTTGATGCCTTTGTTGGAAGAGGCTGGCGTACCCGCCGGGCTTGTCAATGTGCTGCCGTCGCGGCGAACTGGCGCTTTGGTCGATCATATCATGCATGACCCGCGCGTTCGTGTGGTTAGCTTTACCGGCTCAACAGGTGTTGGTCGAAAGCTGCTGAAAGGCGCCGCCGACCAAGTGTTGAAACCAGCTATGGAACTGGGCGGAAATGCCCCCGTTATCGTCTTCGAGGATGCCGACATGGATACGGCCATAGAGGGCACGATGTTGGCCAAGATGCGTAACCTTGGCGAAGCTTGTACGGCCGCAAACCGCATCTATGTGCATGAGAACATAGCCGAAGAGTTCACCCGCCGCCTGAGCGCCGAGATGTCCGAGCTCAAAGTGGGGGACGGAACAGACCCGAGTGTAGATGTCGGCCCGTTGGTCAATGCAGATACCCGCGACAAGGTGGCCGAATTCGTGGCAGACGCTGTAGCTAAGGGCGCCAAAGTCGAGTGTGGCGGCACCTTGCCGAACGGCAAAGGCTTTTACTATCCGCCGACAGTTCTGTCGAACGTGTCCGAGGATGCCGAATGCGTTCGCGACGAGATCTTCGGCCCTGTTGCGGCAATCCAGACTTTCAAAGATCAGGATAATGTCATCGCGCGGGCAAATGACACCGAATACGGCCTTGTTGCTTATGTCTTTTCCGAGGATTTCAAACGCGCGCTTCAGGTCTGTGAACAGCTGGAGTACGGCATGGTTGGCCTGAACCGTGGCCTTGTGTCGGACCCCGCAGCCCCCTTTGGTGGCGTAAAGCAATCCGGTTTGGGCCGCGAAGGCGGGCATGAAGGTATGCTTGAATTTATGGAAACCCAATACATTTCCGCCAGCTGGTAA
- a CDS encoding 2-oxo acid dehydrogenase subunit E2, which translates to MSDIIAPPSVRALARQKGIDLDKLAKDLGRTSIAREDLEGGKPTTAPAGNTSYWDVDHSQFGPVSEEPMSRFAQVASANLGAANTLIPQVTHHDRADVTAIEAMRKDLKPEAQARGVKLTALAFQAKALARALREFPRFNASLSPDGKTLTLKDYVHIGIAVDTAHGLMVPVVRDVDRKGLWQIAAEIAGLASRAQNRKVGPDEMGGASMTITNLGGIGGIGFTPIVNPPEVAILGLTRTETVTVWEGDTPRPVPMVPLDLSYDHRVINGADAARFVSYLAELIADPRRIMV; encoded by the coding sequence ATGAGCGACATTATCGCACCACCTTCGGTTCGGGCCCTTGCGCGCCAGAAAGGCATCGACTTGGATAAACTGGCCAAGGATCTAGGCCGCACATCCATCGCGCGTGAAGACCTAGAGGGCGGGAAACCTACCACCGCGCCTGCCGGTAACACCTCCTATTGGGATGTGGATCACAGCCAGTTCGGCCCCGTTTCTGAGGAACCGATGAGCCGCTTTGCGCAGGTGGCCTCCGCCAACCTTGGGGCCGCCAATACCCTCATCCCGCAGGTCACACACCATGATCGCGCCGATGTTACGGCCATCGAGGCGATGCGCAAAGACCTGAAGCCCGAAGCGCAAGCTCGCGGCGTCAAACTGACTGCACTGGCGTTTCAGGCAAAAGCCCTCGCGCGTGCGCTGCGGGAGTTTCCACGGTTTAATGCATCGCTTTCGCCCGACGGAAAAACGCTGACGCTGAAGGACTACGTTCACATCGGCATTGCCGTTGACACAGCGCATGGCCTGATGGTTCCAGTGGTGCGCGACGTGGACCGCAAGGGCTTGTGGCAGATCGCGGCGGAAATCGCTGGCCTCGCGTCGCGCGCGCAAAACCGCAAGGTCGGCCCCGATGAAATGGGCGGCGCGTCGATGACGATCACCAATCTGGGCGGCATCGGCGGCATTGGATTCACGCCAATCGTCAACCCGCCCGAAGTCGCCATTCTCGGGCTCACGCGCACCGAAACTGTCACGGTCTGGGAGGGCGACACGCCGCGTCCCGTGCCGATGGTCCCACTGGATCTGAGTTATGATCACCGTGTCATCAACGGCGCAGATGCGGCACGCTTTGTGAGCTACCTTGCCGAGCTGATCGCCGATCCGCGCCGGATTATGGTCTGA